A genome region from Carassius carassius chromosome 23, fCarCar2.1, whole genome shotgun sequence includes the following:
- the kctd14 gene encoding BTB/POZ domain-containing protein KCTD14 → MSLPDYKSPGKQSSAPVQSKSQVVHLNIGGHVFSTTMGTIRKFPNSTLADLFNGSTKRMDSEGRHFVDRDGTYFRYILEYLRMEKLPTEHLQEVHKEALYYDIKPLVKAIEDTPQFFGETVGRQQFLARVPNYRENLEVIVRVARAEAIASRYSHIIVCVVRTEDDLARYNNAIDSLGTPRESVVSFGPWKAPVSVEDLLDCIKTDIEAKGYKVKIQPHSIDKGFLFKSYDFFYKLIFTWW, encoded by the exons ATGAGTTTACCGGACTATAAATCGCCTGGAAAGCAGTCCTCAGCACCTGTGCAGTCG AAATCTCAAGTAGTGCATCTGAACATCGGAGGTCATGTCTTCAGCACCACTATGGGAACCATCCGGAAATTCCCCAACTCCACACTGGCAGACCTGTTTAACGGATCGACCAAACGGATGGACTCTGAAGGCCGTCACTTCGTAGACCGCGATGGGACTTATTTCAGGTACATCCTCGAGTACCTCAGAATGGAGAAACTTCCTACTGAACACCTGCAGGAGGTGCACAAGGAGGCACTTTACTACGACATCAAACCTCTGGTCAAAGCCATCGAGGACACGCCGCAGTTCTTTGGAGAGACAGTCGGGAGACAGCAGTTTTTGGCCCGTGTGCCGAATTATCGAGAAAACCTGGAGGTGATTGTGCGGGTGGCCAGAGCCGAGGCCATCGCCTCACGCTACTCACACATAATCGTATGTGTCGTGAGGACAGAAGACGATTTAGCCAGATACAACAATGCTATCGACAGTCTCGGCACCCCGAGAGAGTCCGTGGTGAGCTTCGGTCCGTGGAAAGCTCCCGTCTCAGTGGAAGATCTGTTAGATTGCATCAAAACGGACATAGAAGCCAAAGGATATAAAGTAAAGATCCAACCACACAGCATAGACAAAGGGTTTCTCTTCAAGAGCTACGACTTCTTCTATAAACTGATTTTCACTTGGTGGTGA
- the ints4 gene encoding integrator complex subunit 4 isoform X1 encodes MAAHLKKRVYEEFSKVSQQVTLEEVPAKKLRLTKPSKSAALHIDLCKASSPTDALQHLLNFARKPVEAESVEGVVRILLEHYYKESDNSVRLKIASLLGLLSKTQGFSPDCVVDDAINTLNSEKSNQVLAQLLDTLLIIGSQLPDKIAVIQRLIDVACKHLSSTYFGVRNKCLQLLGCLGTVDKPLSKETDTGPGAQTSPVRDVQSVISDFFQDQDPRVRTAAIKAMLQLHERGMKIQQTIYNQACKLLSDDYEQVRSAAVQMVWVLSQLYPESIVPIPSSNEEIRLVDDSFGKICHMVSDGSWVVRVQAAKLLGSMHQVSPHFLEQTLDKKLMSDLRRKRTAHERAKELYASGEFSSGRRWADDAPKEKVDTSGVNLIDSGACGAFVHGLEDEMYEVRISAVEALCSLAQSSPSFAEKCLDFLVDMFNDEIEEVRLQSIHVLRQISTHITLREDQLDTVLAVLEDSSRDIREALHELLCYTNVSTKDCIQLALVELLKNLTKYPTDRNSVWKCLKFLGARHPTLVLPIVPELLSTHPYFDTPEPDMDDPAYIAVLVLVFNAAKSCPTMPALFSDHTFRHYAYLRDSLSHLVPHLRLPGRKQTAGSGLEASGVGSGSLESAQNFLQDSLIRVSALQNLETPGAQDLLEFTIRDLQRLGELQTELAGSADFCATYLHCQLLLTKALQEKLWTMAVPLCLKQNAKVSTAARQILDETYKLEFLYSGLETQQIATIHNVRLQAKALQLILTARSKQGVDRVLGVCEKFLQDVESFQRLFMTELPHFQDSFVEKLLELMPRLTACKPLDLVKILQTTLRQSRFIHLKLPEQIHRASATIIEPTGESDNPLKFTSGLVVALDIDATLEHVQDPQTTVKVQVLYPDGQSHIIHPKPGDFRTPGPGRVRLITQVYLSHSAWTEACQIEVRLLLAYSSSSSKQSVSKPAWNESMDGLPTSESCIEGTIHLSKPVKVFIMPKPARR; translated from the exons ATGGCAGCTCATCTGAAGAAACGAGTTTATGAGGAATTCTCTAAAGTTTCTCAG CAGGTGACTCTTGAGGAGGTTCCAGCTAAAAAGCTTCGACTGACCAAACCCAGTAAATCAGCTGCTCTTCACATAGACCTGTGTAAAGCCAGCAGCCCCACAGACGCTCTGCAGCACCTGCTGAACTTCGCACGCAAACCTGTGGAGGCTGAGAGCGTGGAGGGGGTCGTGCGCATACTTCTCGAGCATTATTACAAG GAGTCCGATAACTCTGTCAGGCTAAAGATCGCTTCATTGTTGGGTTTATTATCAAAAACCCAGGGCTTTTCTCCAGACTGTGTAGTAGATGATGCTATCAACACTCTCAACAGCGAAA AGTCCAATCAGGTTCTGGCACAGCTTCTAGACACTCTCTTGATCATCGGCAGTCAACTCCCAGACAAGATCGCTGTCATTCAGAGACTTATAGATGTGGCCTGCAAG CATCTCTCAAGCACTTATTTCGGAGTGAGGAATAAGTGTCTGCAGCTGCTGGGGTGTCTGGGGACGGTTGATAAACCTCTCAGTAAAGAGACTGATACAGGACCTGGAGCACAAACGTCTCCAGTACGAGACGTACAGAGTGTGATCAGTGACTTCTTCCAGGACCAGGACCCCCGCGTCCGCACCGCCGCCATTAAAGCCATG CTGCAGCTACATGAAAGAGGGATGAAAATTCAACAGACTATTTATAACCAG GCCTGTAAGCTCTTGAGTGATGATTACGAGCAGGTTCGTTCAGCAGCGGTGCAGATGGTTTGGGTTCTGAGCCAGCTTTATCCTGAGAG TATTGTTCCCATCCCCTCCTCCAATGAGGAGATCCGACTGGTGGACGACTCCTTTGGGAAGATCTGTCACATGGTCAGTGATGGCTCATGGGTAGTCAGAGTGCAAGCTGCAAAACTGCTG GGATCAATGCATCAAGTCAGCCCTCATTTTCTGGAGCAGACTTTAGACAAGAAGCTGATGTCAGATCTCAGG AGGAAACGTACTGCTCACGAACGAGCAAAAGAACTGTACGCTTCTGGAGAGTTCTCATCTGGACGGCGATGGGCCGACGACGCTCCTAAAGAGAAAGTCGACACCTCGGGTGTAAATCTCATCGACTCTGGAGCCTGTGGGGCTTTTGTTCACGGCTTGGAAGATGAGATGTACG AAGTGCGTATCTCTGCGGTAGAGGCGCTTTGTTCCCTCGCCCAATCCTCACCCAGCTTTGCTGAGAAGTGTCTTGACTTCCTGGTGGACATGTTTAATGATGAAATCGAGGAGGTGCGGCTACAGTCCATCCACGTGTTGCGGCAGATCTCGACTCACATCACGCTCAGAGAAGACCAGCTGGACACGGTCCTCGCGGTACTGGAG GACTCATCGCGGGATATTCGCGAGGCCCTGCATGAGCTGCTCTGCTACACTAATGTGTCCACTAAAGACTGCATCCAGCTGGCGCTCGTGGAACTCCTGAAGAACCTCACCAAGTACCCGACCGATCGCAACTCAGTCTGGAA ATGTTTGAAGTTCCTCGGTGCTCGACATCCAACTCTGGTGCTGCCAATTGTCCCTGAGCTACTGAGCACACATCCGTATTTCGACACCCCAGAACCAGACATGGACGACCCTGCCT ACATCGCTGTTTTAGTTCTGGTCTTCAACGCAGCCAAATCCTGTCCCACCATGCCAGCACTGTTCTCGGATCACACGTTTCGGCATTACGCCTACCTGCGTGACAGCTTGTCCCACCTGGTACCACACCTCCGA TTGCCGGGCAGAAAGCAGACGGCTGGTTCAGGTCTGGAGGCGTCCGGCGTGGGATCCGGGAGCCTGGAGTCGGCACAGAACTTCCTTCAGGACAGTCTCATTCGGGTCAGCGCCCTTCAGAACCTGGAAACACCCGGTGCTCAGGATCTGCTGGAGTTTACCATCAG AGATCTGCAGCGGTTGGGGGAGCTGCAGACGGAGTTGGCCGGATCTGCAGATTTCTGTGCCACATACCTGCACTGCCAGCTGCTGCTTACCAAA GCACTTCAGGAGAAGTTATGGACCATGGCTGTGCCGCTTTGTCTTAAacagaacgccaaagtttcaaCAGCCGCTCGACAG ATCCTGGATGAGACCTATAAGCTGGAGTTCTTGTACAGCGGTCTGGAGACGCAGCAGATCGCCACTATTCACAACGTCCGGCTGCAGGCGAAAGCATTACAGCTCATCCTGACGGCCCGATCCAAACAAGG GGTTGACCGTGTACTTGGTGTCTGTGAGAAGTTCCTGCAAGATGTGGAGTCATTTCAGAG ACTCTTCATGACAGAGTTGCCCCATTTTCAGGACAGTTTTGTGGAGAAACTCCTGGAGTTGATGCCCAGGCTGACGGCCTGCAAGCCTCTTGATCTGGTTAAAATCCTTCAGACCACACTGCGGCAAAGCAGATTCATCCATCTCAAACTGCCGGAGCAG ATCCACAGAGCGTCAGCGACAATTATTGAGCCGACTGGAGAATCGGACAACCCTTTGAAATTCACCTCTGGTCTGGTGGTGGCGTTAGACATCGATGCTACTCTTGAACACGTACAAGATCCACAGACGACAGTCAAAGTGCAG GTGCTGTATCCAGATGGACAGTCTCACATAATCCACCCCAAACCTGGAGATTTCAGGACCCCAGGACCTGGACGTGTGCGACTGATCACGCAGGTTTATCTCTCTCATTCTGCCTGGACAG AGGCCTGTCAGATTGAGGTGCGGTTGCTCCTGGCCTACAGCTCCAGCAGCAGTAAACAGTCTGTCTCTAAACCTGCGTGGAACGAGAGTATGGACGGCCTGCCCACCAGCGAGAGCTGCATCGAGGGCACAATCCACCTCAGCAAACCCGTCAAAGTCTTCATCATGCCCAAACCAGCTCGCCGCTGA
- the ints4 gene encoding integrator complex subunit 4 isoform X2 yields the protein MAAHLKKRVYEEFSKVSQVTLEEVPAKKLRLTKPSKSAALHIDLCKASSPTDALQHLLNFARKPVEAESVEGVVRILLEHYYKESDNSVRLKIASLLGLLSKTQGFSPDCVVDDAINTLNSEKSNQVLAQLLDTLLIIGSQLPDKIAVIQRLIDVACKHLSSTYFGVRNKCLQLLGCLGTVDKPLSKETDTGPGAQTSPVRDVQSVISDFFQDQDPRVRTAAIKAMLQLHERGMKIQQTIYNQACKLLSDDYEQVRSAAVQMVWVLSQLYPESIVPIPSSNEEIRLVDDSFGKICHMVSDGSWVVRVQAAKLLGSMHQVSPHFLEQTLDKKLMSDLRRKRTAHERAKELYASGEFSSGRRWADDAPKEKVDTSGVNLIDSGACGAFVHGLEDEMYEVRISAVEALCSLAQSSPSFAEKCLDFLVDMFNDEIEEVRLQSIHVLRQISTHITLREDQLDTVLAVLEDSSRDIREALHELLCYTNVSTKDCIQLALVELLKNLTKYPTDRNSVWKCLKFLGARHPTLVLPIVPELLSTHPYFDTPEPDMDDPAYIAVLVLVFNAAKSCPTMPALFSDHTFRHYAYLRDSLSHLVPHLRLPGRKQTAGSGLEASGVGSGSLESAQNFLQDSLIRVSALQNLETPGAQDLLEFTIRDLQRLGELQTELAGSADFCATYLHCQLLLTKALQEKLWTMAVPLCLKQNAKVSTAARQILDETYKLEFLYSGLETQQIATIHNVRLQAKALQLILTARSKQGVDRVLGVCEKFLQDVESFQRLFMTELPHFQDSFVEKLLELMPRLTACKPLDLVKILQTTLRQSRFIHLKLPEQIHRASATIIEPTGESDNPLKFTSGLVVALDIDATLEHVQDPQTTVKVQVLYPDGQSHIIHPKPGDFRTPGPGRVRLITQVYLSHSAWTEACQIEVRLLLAYSSSSSKQSVSKPAWNESMDGLPTSESCIEGTIHLSKPVKVFIMPKPARR from the exons ATGGCAGCTCATCTGAAGAAACGAGTTTATGAGGAATTCTCTAAAGTTTCTCAG GTGACTCTTGAGGAGGTTCCAGCTAAAAAGCTTCGACTGACCAAACCCAGTAAATCAGCTGCTCTTCACATAGACCTGTGTAAAGCCAGCAGCCCCACAGACGCTCTGCAGCACCTGCTGAACTTCGCACGCAAACCTGTGGAGGCTGAGAGCGTGGAGGGGGTCGTGCGCATACTTCTCGAGCATTATTACAAG GAGTCCGATAACTCTGTCAGGCTAAAGATCGCTTCATTGTTGGGTTTATTATCAAAAACCCAGGGCTTTTCTCCAGACTGTGTAGTAGATGATGCTATCAACACTCTCAACAGCGAAA AGTCCAATCAGGTTCTGGCACAGCTTCTAGACACTCTCTTGATCATCGGCAGTCAACTCCCAGACAAGATCGCTGTCATTCAGAGACTTATAGATGTGGCCTGCAAG CATCTCTCAAGCACTTATTTCGGAGTGAGGAATAAGTGTCTGCAGCTGCTGGGGTGTCTGGGGACGGTTGATAAACCTCTCAGTAAAGAGACTGATACAGGACCTGGAGCACAAACGTCTCCAGTACGAGACGTACAGAGTGTGATCAGTGACTTCTTCCAGGACCAGGACCCCCGCGTCCGCACCGCCGCCATTAAAGCCATG CTGCAGCTACATGAAAGAGGGATGAAAATTCAACAGACTATTTATAACCAG GCCTGTAAGCTCTTGAGTGATGATTACGAGCAGGTTCGTTCAGCAGCGGTGCAGATGGTTTGGGTTCTGAGCCAGCTTTATCCTGAGAG TATTGTTCCCATCCCCTCCTCCAATGAGGAGATCCGACTGGTGGACGACTCCTTTGGGAAGATCTGTCACATGGTCAGTGATGGCTCATGGGTAGTCAGAGTGCAAGCTGCAAAACTGCTG GGATCAATGCATCAAGTCAGCCCTCATTTTCTGGAGCAGACTTTAGACAAGAAGCTGATGTCAGATCTCAGG AGGAAACGTACTGCTCACGAACGAGCAAAAGAACTGTACGCTTCTGGAGAGTTCTCATCTGGACGGCGATGGGCCGACGACGCTCCTAAAGAGAAAGTCGACACCTCGGGTGTAAATCTCATCGACTCTGGAGCCTGTGGGGCTTTTGTTCACGGCTTGGAAGATGAGATGTACG AAGTGCGTATCTCTGCGGTAGAGGCGCTTTGTTCCCTCGCCCAATCCTCACCCAGCTTTGCTGAGAAGTGTCTTGACTTCCTGGTGGACATGTTTAATGATGAAATCGAGGAGGTGCGGCTACAGTCCATCCACGTGTTGCGGCAGATCTCGACTCACATCACGCTCAGAGAAGACCAGCTGGACACGGTCCTCGCGGTACTGGAG GACTCATCGCGGGATATTCGCGAGGCCCTGCATGAGCTGCTCTGCTACACTAATGTGTCCACTAAAGACTGCATCCAGCTGGCGCTCGTGGAACTCCTGAAGAACCTCACCAAGTACCCGACCGATCGCAACTCAGTCTGGAA ATGTTTGAAGTTCCTCGGTGCTCGACATCCAACTCTGGTGCTGCCAATTGTCCCTGAGCTACTGAGCACACATCCGTATTTCGACACCCCAGAACCAGACATGGACGACCCTGCCT ACATCGCTGTTTTAGTTCTGGTCTTCAACGCAGCCAAATCCTGTCCCACCATGCCAGCACTGTTCTCGGATCACACGTTTCGGCATTACGCCTACCTGCGTGACAGCTTGTCCCACCTGGTACCACACCTCCGA TTGCCGGGCAGAAAGCAGACGGCTGGTTCAGGTCTGGAGGCGTCCGGCGTGGGATCCGGGAGCCTGGAGTCGGCACAGAACTTCCTTCAGGACAGTCTCATTCGGGTCAGCGCCCTTCAGAACCTGGAAACACCCGGTGCTCAGGATCTGCTGGAGTTTACCATCAG AGATCTGCAGCGGTTGGGGGAGCTGCAGACGGAGTTGGCCGGATCTGCAGATTTCTGTGCCACATACCTGCACTGCCAGCTGCTGCTTACCAAA GCACTTCAGGAGAAGTTATGGACCATGGCTGTGCCGCTTTGTCTTAAacagaacgccaaagtttcaaCAGCCGCTCGACAG ATCCTGGATGAGACCTATAAGCTGGAGTTCTTGTACAGCGGTCTGGAGACGCAGCAGATCGCCACTATTCACAACGTCCGGCTGCAGGCGAAAGCATTACAGCTCATCCTGACGGCCCGATCCAAACAAGG GGTTGACCGTGTACTTGGTGTCTGTGAGAAGTTCCTGCAAGATGTGGAGTCATTTCAGAG ACTCTTCATGACAGAGTTGCCCCATTTTCAGGACAGTTTTGTGGAGAAACTCCTGGAGTTGATGCCCAGGCTGACGGCCTGCAAGCCTCTTGATCTGGTTAAAATCCTTCAGACCACACTGCGGCAAAGCAGATTCATCCATCTCAAACTGCCGGAGCAG ATCCACAGAGCGTCAGCGACAATTATTGAGCCGACTGGAGAATCGGACAACCCTTTGAAATTCACCTCTGGTCTGGTGGTGGCGTTAGACATCGATGCTACTCTTGAACACGTACAAGATCCACAGACGACAGTCAAAGTGCAG GTGCTGTATCCAGATGGACAGTCTCACATAATCCACCCCAAACCTGGAGATTTCAGGACCCCAGGACCTGGACGTGTGCGACTGATCACGCAGGTTTATCTCTCTCATTCTGCCTGGACAG AGGCCTGTCAGATTGAGGTGCGGTTGCTCCTGGCCTACAGCTCCAGCAGCAGTAAACAGTCTGTCTCTAAACCTGCGTGGAACGAGAGTATGGACGGCCTGCCCACCAGCGAGAGCTGCATCGAGGGCACAATCCACCTCAGCAAACCCGTCAAAGTCTTCATCATGCCCAAACCAGCTCGCCGCTGA
- the aamdc gene encoding mth938 domain-containing protein has protein sequence MSSPEIASLSWGHIRVKGCSTSYKDCKVWPGGSRAWDWRETGTDHYPGVQPADLEEVLRKGVQMLIIGRGMSEALQVPPSTLDYVKKQGVDIRLFQTEQAVKEYNALVGQGAKVGGVFHSTC, from the exons ATGTCTTCTCCAGAAATTGCTTCTTTATCCTGGGGCCACATAAGGGTAAAAGGTTGCTCCACATCCTACAAAGACTGTAAAGTGTGGCCGGGTGGCAGCCGagcatgggactggcgtgaaacCGGCACAGAT CATTATCCAGGCGTCCAGCCAGCCGACCTGGAAGAGGTCCTGAGGAAAGGAGTGCAGATGCTGATCATAGGAAGAGGGATGAGTGAAGCTCTACAG GTACCTCCATCCACCCTAGATTACGTGAAGAAGCAGGGTGTTGATATCAGGCTTTTTCAGACCGAGCAGGCCGTTAAAGAATATAATGCTCTGGTGGGACAGGGAGCTAAAGTCGGTGGGGTCTTCCACTCCACCTGCTGA